From the Deinococcus sonorensis KR-87 genome, the window AGTCTGACTTTACATTTTGCGTGGAAAGCATTCACTCGGCCGGCCAGCAGCCGACTTACACTCGGCCTGACGGACAGACATCCCCGATGGAGGAACCTATGGACACAGCAATCAATCAGCAGCAGCGCATCATCTCCGGAGCCGCAGGCGGCCTTCTGACCCTGATCGGCGCCCGCAAGCGTGGCTTCTCCGGCCTCTTGATGGCCGCGGCGGGCGGCTACCTCGTCTACCGCGCTGCCACCGGCAACGATCCGGTGATGCAGGCGGCGGGTGGCGGGGCCACCTCGGCCAAGCCAATTTTCGTGGAGCACAGCATCGTGATTGACCGGCCGGCCCAGCAGGTCTACGACTACTGGCGTCAGCTCGAAAACCTGCCCCAGATCATGAGCCACCTGGAAAGCGTCACGGTGCTGGACGAGCGCCGCAGCCGCTGGGTGGCCAAGGCGCCGCTCGGCACCCACGTGGAGTGGGAAGCGGAGATCGTCAACGACAAGCCCGGCGAGCGCATCGGCTGGCACAGCCTGCCGGGTGCCACTGTGGACAACGCGGGCAGCGTCCAGTTCGAGAACCTGCAGGCAGGCGGCACACGCGTGCACGTGGCGCTCAGCTACCGTCCGCCCGCCGGTCCGCTCGGGGCGGCCGTGGCCAAGCTGTTCGGTGAGGAGCCGAGCCAGCAGATCGCAGAGGACCTGCAGAAGTTCAAGCAGACCTTCGAGAGCGGCCCGACCAAGCACTAAGTACAGAACAACAGCGAGGGGCCTGGAAGGTATACTTCCAGGCCCCTCGCCGCAAACAGTACAACAGAAAAATGCCGCTGCTGGCGAACCAGAAGCGGCATCATCTACGCAGACAATGTGTGCTGATAAAACCGATGTGACCTATAGAAAGGAGGTGATCCAACCGCACCTTCCGGTACAGTTACCTTGTTACGACTTCACCCCAGTCATCAACCACAGCCTAGACATCTGCCTTTCAGCTCCCGATGGCTTCAGCTGCAATCAACTCCCATGGTGTGACGGGCGGTGTGTACAAGGCCCGGGAACGTATTCACCGCGGTATGCTGACCCACGATTACTAGCGATTCCAACTTCATGCAGTCGAGTTGCAGACTGCAATCTGAACTGGGGTCGGCTTTCAGCGATTCGCTCAGTCTCGCGACCTGGCTGCGCGTTGTACCGACCATTGTAGCACGTGTGTAGCCCAGGTCGTAAGGACCATGCTGACTAGACGTCATCCCCGCCTTCCTCCTACTTTCATAGGCAGTCTCGCTAGAGTGCCCAGCCGAACTGCTGGCAACTAACAATAGGGGTTGCGCTCGTTGCGGGACTTAACCCAACATCTCACGACACGAGCTGACGACAGCCATGCAGCACCTGTGTCACGGCTCCCCGAAGGGCACCCCAGCATCTCTGCCGGGTTCCGTGCATGTCAAAACCTGGTAAGGTTCTTCGCGTTGCTTCGAATTAAACCACATGCTCCACCGCTTGTGCGGGCCCCCGTCAATTCCTTTGAGTTTCAACCTTGCGGCCGTACTTCCCAGGCGGTACGTTTATCGCGTTAGCTTCGACAATCACGGCATCCCGCGATCATCCAACGTACATCGTTTAGGGTGTGGACTACCCGGGTATCTAATCCGGTTCGCTCCCCACACTTTCGCGCCTCAGCGTCACCTTCTGTCCAAGAACCTGCCTTCGCCATTGGTGTTCCTCCTGGTATCTACGCATTCCACCGCTACACCAGGAATTCCAGTTCTCTCTCCAGAGGTCTAGCCCTGCAGTATCCAGTCCATCCCCGAGGTTGAGCCCCGGTCTTTAAAACCAGACTTACACGGCCGCCTACACGCCCTTTACGCCCAGTGATTCCGGGTAACGCTTGCACCCTCCGTATTACCGCGGCTGCTGGCACGGAGTTAGCCGGTGCTATTACTCTGGTACCGTCATCCCGCCTAAGGCGTCTTTCGTCCCAGATTCAGAGGTTTACGATCCGAAAACCTTCTTCCCTCACGCGGCGTCGCTCCATCAGGCTTGCGCCCATTGTGGAAGATTCCTAACTGCTGCCTCCCGTAGGAGTGGGGCCCGTGTCTCAGTGCCCCTGTGGCCGGCCACCCTCTCAGGCCGGCTACGCGTCGTCGCCTTGGTAGGCCTTTACCCCACCAACTAGCTGATGCGACGTAACCCCATCCCTAAGCGATAAATCTTTACAGGCAGGTCATAACCCGACTGCACATCCGGTCTTAGCGAACCTTTCGGCCCGTTATCCCAGACTTGGGGGTAGGTCAGTTACGCATTACTCACCCGTGCGCCACTACAGTCCGAAGACTGCCGTTCGACTTGCATGTCTTAAGCACGCCGCCAGCGTTCACCCTGAGCCAGGATCAAACTCTCCATATAATGGTAGTTCAACGGTCTTTAGACCGGTGTACCCTGTTTGATGCCTCGCTTGCGCTTGGCTCGAGGTACCGTAGTACCTCGCTTGTGGACTCGCGTCCTTCGCAGTCTGGAGGTCCCTCCGGGGGGAACGACCCGCTGCTCGCCTCTGTCGAAGCGCCCTGTCATCATCGTTTATCAGCTTGTCATGCGTCTCGCGCTTTTCAGCGCTCGCCCGCTCTCACGGGCGAAGAGAAGAATAGCCCGTCGCCCCCGATCTGTCAACACCCTGCTCCGATGCCACACACAGACCGTAAAGAGTGCCCCTCCACACGGCTTCCAGCGCCTTCGACCGGACCGCTATACTTCCCGGCATGATTGATGCCGCCGAAGTCCAGCACCTCGCGCAGCTGGCCCGTCTGGACCTGACTGCCCAGGAACAGCAGGAGATGCTCTCGGACCTGAACAAGATGCTCGGGTATTTCGAACAGCTGTCTGCTCTCAACACCGACAGCGTGACCGAGATGCAGCGCCCGGTGGATCTGGTGAACGTGATGCGCGACGACCTGCCGGGTCAGATGTTCAGCCAGCAGGAAGCGCTGACGCTGGCACCGGAGCAGCAGGACGGCTTTATCCGTGTGCCCAGGACGGTGGAACAGTGAAGCGGCTGGCGATGTGCGGGAGGCGCGGCTGATGCTGGACCTGAAATTTATCCGCGAACACCCGGGAGAGGTCCGCCGCGCTATAGAACAGAAGGGCGTCGTGCTGGACCTGGACGATCTGCTGCGCCTGGACCGTGAGCTGCTGGACCTTCGGCAGCGGGTCGAGGCCATGCAGGCTGAGCGCAACGCCAATGCCCGGCTGGTGCCGAAAGCCGCTCCGGACGAGCGTCCCCTGCTGATTCAGAATGGGAAGGACCTTGCCGAAGCCCTGAGAAATCTGGAACCGGAACTGCGCGCTCACGATGACGCTCTGAAGCAGCTGCTGCTGCGGGTGCCGCAAATTCCCCTGCCGGACGTGCCGCTGGGCCGCGACGACAGCGAGAACGTGGAACTGCGACGCGAGGGTACGGTGCCGACCTTCAGCTTCACGCCGCTCGACCATGTGGCCCTGCTGGAGCAGCAGGGGTGGGCCGATCCCGAGCGGGTGGCGCGGGTGTCGGGCAGCCGCAGCTACCTGCTGAAGGGCGAGGCGGCCCGGCTGGAGCTGGCCATCCTGACCTTCGCGCTGGACCTGCTGGCCGACCGGGGCTTCGAGATGCTGTCCACCACCGCGCTGGTCCGGCCGGAAACGTTTGTGGGCAGCGGCCACTTTCCCGGCGGCGAGGATCAGGTCTACAAGATCGAGGGCGACGAGCTGATGCTGGCCGGGACGGCGGAGGTGCCGGTCAACAGCCTGTATGCGGGTGAGACCACCCTGACGGAAGCGGACCTACCGCTGCGCTACGCAGCCTACAGCAGCGCCTTCCGTTCGGAGGCCGGGTCGGCGGGGCGCGACGTACGCGGCCTGATCCGGGTCCACGAGTTCAAGAAGGTGGAGCAGTACGTGCTGATGCGCGCCGACGAGGGTGAGGCGCTGCAGATGTTTCAGACGCTGCTCGGCAACGCTGAACACATCCTGCAGGCGCTGGAGCTGCCGTACCGGGTGGTGCAGAACTGTACCGGCGACATGGGGGCCGGCAAGCGCCTGATGTACGACATCGAGACCTGGGTGCCGAGCGAGGCCCTGTACCGTGAGACCCACTCGTGCAGCTACCTGGGCGACTGGCAGGCGCGCCGCACCAACCTGCGCTACCGCGACGAGGCGGGGCGGCTCCACTATGCCTACACGCTCAACAACACCGGCATCGCCGCGCCGCGCATCCTGGTGCCGTTCCTGGAGAACCACCAGCAGGCGGACGGCACGGTCCGGATTCCGGCCGCGCTGCAGCCGTATATGAATGGAC encodes:
- the gatC gene encoding Asp-tRNA(Asn)/Glu-tRNA(Gln) amidotransferase subunit GatC — its product is MIDAAEVQHLAQLARLDLTAQEQQEMLSDLNKMLGYFEQLSALNTDSVTEMQRPVDLVNVMRDDLPGQMFSQQEALTLAPEQQDGFIRVPRTVEQ
- the serS gene encoding serine--tRNA ligase translates to MLDLKFIREHPGEVRRAIEQKGVVLDLDDLLRLDRELLDLRQRVEAMQAERNANARLVPKAAPDERPLLIQNGKDLAEALRNLEPELRAHDDALKQLLLRVPQIPLPDVPLGRDDSENVELRREGTVPTFSFTPLDHVALLEQQGWADPERVARVSGSRSYLLKGEAARLELAILTFALDLLADRGFEMLSTTALVRPETFVGSGHFPGGEDQVYKIEGDELMLAGTAEVPVNSLYAGETTLTEADLPLRYAAYSSAFRSEAGSAGRDVRGLIRVHEFKKVEQYVLMRADEGEALQMFQTLLGNAEHILQALELPYRVVQNCTGDMGAGKRLMYDIETWVPSEALYRETHSCSYLGDWQARRTNLRYRDEAGRLHYAYTLNNTGIAAPRILVPFLENHQQADGTVRIPAALQPYMNGRGSIGRPVRTIG
- a CDS encoding SRPBCC family protein → MDTAINQQQRIISGAAGGLLTLIGARKRGFSGLLMAAAGGYLVYRAATGNDPVMQAAGGGATSAKPIFVEHSIVIDRPAQQVYDYWRQLENLPQIMSHLESVTVLDERRSRWVAKAPLGTHVEWEAEIVNDKPGERIGWHSLPGATVDNAGSVQFENLQAGGTRVHVALSYRPPAGPLGAAVAKLFGEEPSQQIAEDLQKFKQTFESGPTKH